A stretch of Desulfobacter hydrogenophilus DNA encodes these proteins:
- a CDS encoding N-acetylglutaminylglutamine amidotransferase, giving the protein MCGICGEIVFDGAAANKETIARINNKMTRRGPEHGAIYTKGSMGFGHRRLKIIDLSDASNQPFVDEKLGLVLVFNGAIYNYKALRERLIQAGYRFSSKGDTETILKAYHCWGEACVEKFNGMFAFVIYDQRNDTVFMARDRLGIKPLYYHKTDRRLVFASSLPALLEAGGIKKEISSRALHYYMHFHAVVPAPYTLIQGVNKLGPGATMTVKRNGAAVEKSYWSLDFSRDSQEERYDFEDWKQLLSDTLMKAVKRRLVADVPVGVLLSGGLDSSLIVGLLAHAGQENIKTFSIGFETVGKEKGDEFEYSDIIARHFGTDHHKIQADASLVLPNLPDCVQAMSEPMVSHDCIGFYLLSQEVAKHVKVVQSGQGADEIFGGYHWYPPMMDSQNPATDYASVFCDRSHQEFCDSVHKRFRNKDFSREFIEQQFALPGAHAAVDKALRMDATIMLVDDPVKRVDNMTMAASLEARVPFLDHELVELAAKIPPEFKISHGGKHILKEAARDIIPSKVIDRPKGYFPVPALKYIRGKYYDFIKNIVKSPACKNREIIQDVYIDSLLAAPDTHITPLRGSKLWQVALLEFWLQEHRI; this is encoded by the coding sequence ATGTGTGGTATTTGTGGTGAAATTGTGTTTGACGGTGCGGCCGCAAACAAGGAAACAATTGCAAGAATAAATAATAAAATGACCCGGCGAGGGCCGGAGCATGGGGCCATATACACAAAAGGGTCGATGGGATTTGGTCACCGGCGTTTGAAGATCATTGATCTTTCGGATGCCTCCAATCAGCCTTTTGTGGATGAAAAATTAGGTCTGGTTCTGGTGTTCAACGGGGCCATTTACAACTACAAAGCGCTTCGTGAACGCCTGATACAAGCCGGGTACAGGTTTTCATCCAAGGGGGATACGGAAACGATCCTTAAAGCCTATCACTGCTGGGGCGAAGCCTGTGTGGAAAAATTTAACGGCATGTTTGCATTTGTTATCTATGACCAGCGCAACGACACGGTTTTCATGGCCAGGGACCGGCTGGGCATTAAACCGTTGTATTACCATAAAACAGACCGGCGTCTTGTTTTTGCCTCCTCTCTGCCGGCCTTACTTGAAGCCGGTGGAATCAAAAAAGAGATTTCGTCAAGGGCATTACACTATTATATGCACTTTCATGCCGTGGTGCCGGCCCCTTATACCCTGATCCAAGGGGTGAACAAACTTGGACCCGGCGCCACCATGACAGTGAAACGTAACGGCGCTGCCGTGGAAAAGTCCTACTGGTCACTTGATTTCAGCCGGGACAGCCAAGAAGAACGCTATGACTTTGAAGATTGGAAACAGCTGTTGTCGGATACCTTGATGAAAGCTGTCAAACGCCGCCTGGTGGCGGATGTGCCTGTTGGGGTGCTGCTGTCCGGCGGACTTGATTCAAGCCTGATTGTCGGATTGCTGGCCCATGCGGGACAAGAAAATATTAAAACCTTTTCCATTGGGTTTGAAACTGTGGGCAAGGAAAAGGGCGATGAGTTTGAGTATTCCGATATTATTGCCCGGCATTTCGGCACCGACCACCACAAAATCCAGGCGGATGCCAGCCTGGTACTGCCCAATTTGCCCGACTGTGTCCAGGCGATGAGCGAACCCATGGTCTCCCATGACTGTATCGGCTTTTACCTTTTAAGCCAGGAGGTGGCCAAACACGTCAAAGTGGTTCAAAGCGGCCAGGGCGCAGACGAGATCTTTGGGGGCTATCATTGGTATCCACCCATGATGGACAGCCAAAATCCGGCGACTGATTACGCAAGCGTATTCTGCGACCGCTCCCACCAGGAATTTTGTGATAGTGTACATAAACGATTTCGGAATAAAGATTTCAGCCGTGAGTTTATTGAACAGCAGTTTGCCCTGCCCGGAGCCCATGCGGCTGTGGATAAGGCCCTGCGCATGGATGCCACCATCATGCTGGTGGATGACCCGGTCAAGCGGGTGGATAATATGACCATGGCCGCAAGTCTGGAGGCCCGGGTACCCTTTCTGGACCACGAACTGGTGGAGCTGGCCGCTAAGATTCCGCCCGAATTTAAAATCAGCCACGGGGGCAAGCATATCCTCAAAGAAGCCGCCAGGGATATCATCCCGTCCAAAGTCATAGACCGCCCCAAGGGATATTTCCCGGTACCGGCCCTGAAATACATCCGGGGCAAATATTATGATTTTATAAAAAATATTGTTAAAAGCCCGGCCTGCAAAAACCGGGAAATCATCCAGGACGTTTACATCGACTCTTTGCTGGCAGCGCCTGATACGCACATCACCCCGCTGCGGGGATCAAAGCTCTGGCAGGTGGCGCTTTTAGAATTCTGGTTGCAGGAACATCGGATTTAG
- the ngg gene encoding N-acetylglutaminylglutamine synthetase: protein MSKKSHRIEKGYGQSLRNWEKMENPATSRMQPNAFAEMGWGRLVFGHTFENNKRIVDAMCSHGRDTRDIAMYVIDPHVLIAMAPDKLFLDPSHTFRLWHYDHSCKNTEDSRILTIQRLSTRQEADQVNQIYAKCRMKGADPDFLLDQRATKLRTYLVAKPADSDQVVGTITGVDHVAAFNDPENGCSLWSLAVDPQAGVPGVGTCLVRHLAAHYFTKGRAFIDASVMHDNQIAIPLYEKLGFQRVPVFCIKRKNSINQTLYVAEHDTVQQMNPYARLIADEAKQRGIIVDVIDEAYGLFNLSLGSRSITCRESLSEMTSAVAMTKCDDKRLTRNLVARAGIRTPEQIRHEDMDTSIRFMQQQGRVVVKPARGEQGAGISVDISEPGELETAIESAGEICSDILLETYVKGEDLRIIVINHEVVAAAVRKPPAITGTVSHTIRELIEKHNRRRMAATGGESFIPDDAETLRCLNKEGLDYETVLENGRTVVVRKTANLHTGGTIHDVTDEISPALKQAAVTVSQTLDIPVTGLDFMVPDISCDDYAFIEANERPGLANHEPQPTAQRFIDFLFPETVTE, encoded by the coding sequence ATGAGCAAAAAGAGCCACAGGATAGAAAAAGGTTATGGCCAGTCTTTACGGAACTGGGAAAAGATGGAAAATCCAGCCACCAGCAGGATGCAGCCCAATGCCTTTGCTGAGATGGGGTGGGGGCGTCTCGTGTTCGGCCATACCTTTGAAAATAACAAACGCATCGTAGACGCCATGTGTTCCCATGGCCGGGACACAAGGGATATTGCCATGTATGTCATTGATCCCCATGTGCTCATTGCCATGGCCCCGGATAAATTGTTTTTGGACCCCTCCCACACCTTTCGTCTGTGGCACTATGACCACAGCTGTAAAAACACCGAAGACAGCCGGATACTCACCATTCAGCGTTTGTCCACCCGGCAGGAGGCCGACCAGGTAAATCAGATTTATGCCAAATGTCGTATGAAAGGAGCGGATCCTGATTTTCTTCTGGACCAGCGTGCCACAAAACTTCGTACCTACCTTGTGGCCAAGCCGGCTGACAGCGACCAGGTGGTGGGGACCATTACAGGGGTTGACCATGTCGCGGCGTTTAATGATCCTGAAAACGGATGCAGCCTGTGGTCCCTGGCTGTGGATCCCCAGGCCGGGGTCCCGGGGGTGGGCACATGTCTGGTGCGCCATCTGGCCGCCCACTATTTCACCAAGGGCCGGGCCTTTATTGATGCCAGCGTCATGCACGATAACCAGATCGCCATTCCGTTGTATGAAAAGCTGGGATTCCAGCGTGTGCCGGTGTTCTGTATCAAACGTAAAAATTCCATCAACCAGACCTTGTATGTGGCTGAGCACGACACTGTGCAGCAGATGAATCCCTATGCCAGGCTCATTGCCGATGAGGCAAAACAACGTGGTATTATCGTGGATGTCATTGATGAGGCATACGGCCTTTTTAATTTGAGCCTGGGCAGCCGTTCCATCACCTGCCGGGAATCCTTGTCTGAAATGACATCGGCTGTTGCCATGACTAAGTGCGATGACAAGCGGCTGACCCGCAACCTTGTCGCCCGGGCCGGCATTCGTACCCCGGAACAGATCCGGCATGAAGATATGGACACCTCCATAAGGTTTATGCAACAGCAGGGCAGGGTGGTAGTCAAACCGGCCAGGGGAGAGCAGGGCGCGGGGATCAGTGTGGATATCAGTGAGCCCGGGGAACTTGAAACGGCCATCGAAAGTGCCGGTGAGATCTGCTCGGACATTCTCCTTGAGACCTATGTCAAAGGGGAGGATCTAAGAATCATTGTGATCAACCATGAAGTTGTTGCCGCTGCCGTGAGAAAGCCGCCGGCCATTACCGGCACAGTCAGCCACACCATCCGCGAACTGATCGAAAAACATAATCGGCGGCGGATGGCGGCCACCGGCGGGGAAAGTTTTATCCCTGATGATGCAGAAACCCTGCGTTGCCTGAATAAAGAAGGACTGGATTATGAAACAGTCCTTGAAAACGGCCGTACTGTGGTGGTTCGCAAAACAGCCAATCTTCACACCGGCGGAACCATTCATGATGTGACCGATGAGATTTCGCCTGCCTTGAAACAGGCCGCCGTGACCGTAAGCCAGACGCTGGATATCCCGGTTACAGGTCTTGATTTCATGGTGCCCGATATCAGCTGCGACGATTACGCGTTTATTGAAGCCAACGAACGCCCGGGCCTTGCCAACCATGAACCCCAGCCCACGGCCCAGCGATTTATCGACTTTTTATTTCCAGAAACCGTAACGGAATAA
- a CDS encoding L-lactate MFS transporter yields MNDVSNCPNRWRIAIFGTLLQVCLGTVYAWSFFQKPLVSTYGWSNSQVAWTFSTAICCLGLAAAWGGMNLSKSGPRKLAMAGGLIFGAGYLVAALALKIHSLSLLYIGYGVIGGAGLGLGYVTPVATVAKWFPDKKGFVTGMVVMGFGFGALVMSKVIAPVLMTAFDNNLVQVFFWIGIVMLVLTLPAGYNLTNPPEDFVPEGYTPPANESPGQGINGKTPTGRQCILSGKFFMMWMILTCNVSAGIMFIGFQSPMIQNLLRDTYAAKYPDPAALTAALAAAGATLIAISSIFNGVGRFFWGTLSDRVGRTQAFRLLVGSQIAIFIALIFIKSPWIFSALVCYVLLCYGGGFGAMPAFVLDVFGPVQMPVVYGVILTGWSAGGIIGPQLAAIIRDRFPANPGVYTYAGGAILLAVGFLFSLALSDKPFAFKAQDKTSGERISLP; encoded by the coding sequence ATGAATGATGTCTCTAATTGCCCTAACCGCTGGAGAATCGCAATCTTTGGAACCCTGCTTCAGGTTTGCCTGGGCACGGTTTACGCCTGGAGCTTCTTCCAAAAACCCCTGGTCAGCACCTATGGCTGGAGCAACAGCCAGGTCGCCTGGACCTTCAGTACGGCCATCTGCTGTCTGGGCTTGGCTGCCGCCTGGGGCGGCATGAACCTCTCAAAATCAGGGCCTCGAAAACTGGCTATGGCCGGTGGCCTTATTTTCGGAGCCGGATATCTGGTCGCAGCCCTGGCGCTAAAGATCCACAGCCTGAGTCTGCTCTATATCGGCTACGGCGTCATCGGCGGTGCAGGTCTCGGATTGGGTTACGTCACCCCGGTAGCCACGGTAGCAAAATGGTTTCCCGACAAAAAGGGTTTTGTTACCGGCATGGTTGTCATGGGCTTTGGTTTTGGAGCCCTGGTCATGTCCAAGGTTATTGCCCCTGTTCTCATGACGGCCTTTGACAATAATCTCGTACAGGTCTTTTTCTGGATCGGAATTGTTATGCTTGTTCTGACCCTGCCCGCCGGCTACAACTTGACCAACCCTCCGGAAGACTTTGTTCCCGAGGGTTATACACCACCGGCCAATGAATCCCCGGGCCAGGGAATAAACGGCAAAACCCCAACAGGCCGCCAGTGTATATTATCGGGCAAATTTTTCATGATGTGGATGATTCTGACCTGTAATGTTTCCGCGGGAATCATGTTCATCGGATTTCAGTCGCCCATGATACAAAACCTGCTTCGCGATACCTATGCGGCCAAATATCCTGATCCGGCTGCTTTAACTGCGGCCCTGGCTGCAGCAGGAGCGACCCTCATCGCCATCAGTTCCATCTTCAATGGTGTCGGCCGTTTTTTCTGGGGCACTCTTTCCGACAGGGTCGGTCGCACCCAGGCCTTCCGCCTTCTGGTGGGCAGCCAGATTGCCATATTTATCGCGCTTATCTTTATCAAATCCCCCTGGATTTTCAGCGCTCTGGTCTGCTACGTACTCCTCTGCTACGGGGGGGGATTCGGCGCCATGCCGGCCTTTGTTCTGGACGTTTTCGGCCCAGTTCAGATGCCTGTGGTCTATGGCGTCATTCTCACCGGCTGGTCCGCCGGCGGCATCATCGGACCACAGCTTGCAGCCATCATCCGCGACCGTTTTCCCGCCAACCCAGGTGTCTATACCTACGCCGGCGGTGCCATCCTTTTAGCGGTGGGGTTCCTCTTTTCCCTGGCCCTGTCGGACAAGCCTTTTGCGTTCAAGGCCCAGGACAAAACCTCTGGCGAACGAATCTCTCTGCCCTGA
- a CDS encoding SWIM zinc finger family protein yields MYYGYPKYVSVAEKQAKAEKKLAALKKKNPGIQPVVIEGRTLAKTWWGKAWNKNLERYADYANRIGRGRSYVRHGTVLDLQIQPGKVSGLVMGGAASPYRITITIKPIPQKQWQYIKDQCKGEMEGIKQLMAGKFPKALEDLFTQKEKGLFPSPKEIELDCSCPDRAVMCKHVAAVLYGIGSRLDLDPGLFFVLRKAKVNDLVSETVKETKKDLLNRSKKKSPRIIDEESRNLSDMFGIDLDMDESVSLPMVKPKTPSNPAPKSKKPRAEKSKPGRPKATKVEKSPTRAADTGRKTATAKIKNAAGIETLFRRRTKRHTTAAEIIEKSDMAPQKVRNILSGLIKKGKLERVSRGVYKWVRPEPR; encoded by the coding sequence ATGTATTACGGTTATCCCAAATACGTGAGCGTGGCGGAAAAACAGGCAAAAGCTGAAAAAAAACTTGCGGCCTTAAAAAAGAAAAACCCCGGTATTCAGCCCGTGGTCATCGAGGGCCGGACCCTTGCAAAAACCTGGTGGGGCAAAGCCTGGAACAAAAATCTGGAACGGTACGCCGATTATGCCAACCGGATCGGCCGGGGCCGCAGCTATGTCCGGCACGGGACAGTTCTGGATCTTCAGATCCAGCCCGGTAAGGTCTCAGGCCTGGTCATGGGAGGTGCGGCCTCCCCCTACCGGATCACCATAACCATCAAGCCCATTCCCCAAAAACAATGGCAGTACATCAAAGATCAATGCAAGGGGGAAATGGAGGGCATCAAACAACTGATGGCAGGCAAGTTTCCCAAGGCACTTGAAGATCTGTTTACCCAGAAAGAAAAAGGTCTTTTTCCCTCCCCCAAAGAGATTGAACTGGATTGCTCCTGCCCGGACCGGGCCGTTATGTGCAAACATGTGGCAGCCGTGCTGTACGGGATCGGTTCCCGTCTGGACCTGGACCCTGGCCTATTCTTCGTGTTAAGAAAGGCAAAGGTCAACGACCTGGTCTCCGAGACCGTCAAAGAGACAAAAAAGGATCTTTTGAACCGGTCTAAGAAAAAATCCCCAAGAATCATTGATGAAGAAAGCCGAAACCTGTCGGATATGTTCGGCATCGATCTTGATATGGACGAATCGGTATCTTTACCGATGGTAAAACCGAAAACACCCAGCAACCCAGCCCCCAAATCAAAGAAACCAAGGGCAGAAAAATCAAAACCCGGAAGGCCAAAGGCCACAAAGGTCGAAAAAAGCCCCACACGCGCGGCCGATACCGGCAGAAAAACCGCTACCGCTAAAATCAAAAATGCCGCGGGCATTGAAACCCTGTTCAGGCGACGAACAAAACGCCATACAACCGCAGCCGAAATCATTGAAAAATCAGACATGGCGCCGCAAAAGGTCAGAAATATCCTGTCCGGCCTTATAAAAAAAGGTAAACTGGAACGGGTATCAAGGGGCGTTTACAAATGGGTCAGACCGGAACCGCGTTAG
- a CDS encoding osmoprotectant NAGGN system M42 family peptidase codes for MKISNTYLLNQLISMLQIPSPSGYTDQIVHYVCNELDTLEIPYNVTRRGAIRATLSGEGSTLDRAVCAHLDTLGAMISRLKSNGRLAIRPIGTWSSRFAEGARVTVFTEGRKYRGRVLPLKASGHVYGDTVDTQPVTWDQIEVRVDARCHNKADLESKGFCAGDFIAVDPFPEIDEQEGFINARHLDDKAGAAVLLSAARTICRSGIKLPVDCHLLFTINEEVGVGATEVLYNDITEMIVIDSAMTAPGQNSTEYDATLVMMDQSGPFDYHLNRKLADLCRENDISFNKDLFEFYRSDAASAIEAGSDIRTALVGFGVDASHGYERTNISSLKQVENLILAYIQSKPTFNRDKDKMGSITGFPHQPTRDPINIET; via the coding sequence ATGAAAATCAGTAATACCTACCTGTTGAATCAGTTGATATCCATGCTTCAGATCCCGAGTCCATCGGGGTATACCGACCAGATTGTCCACTATGTGTGCAATGAGCTTGATACCCTGGAGATCCCGTATAATGTAACCCGTCGCGGCGCTATCCGGGCCACACTGTCCGGCGAAGGCAGTACCCTGGATCGGGCCGTCTGTGCACACCTCGACACACTGGGGGCCATGATCAGTCGTTTGAAATCCAATGGCCGACTGGCCATCCGGCCCATTGGCACCTGGTCCAGCCGGTTTGCCGAAGGCGCGCGGGTGACTGTGTTCACCGAAGGCCGAAAATACAGAGGTCGGGTGCTGCCTTTGAAGGCTTCCGGCCATGTGTACGGGGATACCGTGGATACCCAGCCCGTCACATGGGATCAGATTGAGGTCCGGGTGGATGCCCGGTGCCACAACAAAGCTGACCTTGAATCCAAAGGTTTCTGCGCAGGTGATTTTATCGCCGTGGACCCTTTTCCTGAAATTGATGAACAGGAAGGCTTTATCAATGCCCGCCACCTGGACGACAAGGCCGGGGCCGCCGTGTTGTTATCCGCAGCCCGGACCATTTGTCGGTCCGGCATCAAACTGCCCGTGGACTGCCATCTATTGTTCACCATCAATGAGGAGGTGGGGGTAGGGGCCACGGAAGTCCTTTACAACGATATCACGGAAATGATTGTCATTGATTCGGCCATGACCGCACCCGGGCAGAATTCCACCGAGTATGATGCTACCCTGGTGATGATGGATCAATCCGGTCCCTTTGACTACCATCTGAACCGAAAACTTGCCGACCTATGCCGGGAAAACGACATATCATTTAATAAAGACCTGTTTGAATTTTACCGTTCGGATGCCGCCTCGGCCATTGAAGCCGGCAGCGACATCAGAACGGCGTTGGTGGGGTTTGGCGTGGATGCCTCCCACGGGTATGAACGAACGAATATCAGCAGTCTGAAACAGGTGGAAAACCTCATCCTTGCCTATATCCAGAGCAAGCCCACCTTTAACCGGGATAAAGATAAAATGGGTTCAATCACTGGATTTCCGCACCAGCCCACCCGTGATCCCATTAATATTGAGACCTGA
- a CDS encoding YitT family protein produces MTRKKLKEAVKQKLESPAWHKILRISNQQLAITLGAALNAFAFVLFQMPYNLAAGGVSGLGIIVNHLTGFSPGLFYFTANIPLFILGFFTLGRWRFVFNSALAVVVFSGATEYLIVHMPTVFSQFPITENKLLATIYCGLLVGIGTGIIYRFGGTIGGTSIIARIIYNKTGFPMSQSGLYVDVIIIAVAGFVFSWETSLLAFLALLIAGMSADFAMEGASQMRTLLIITKNPEPLRYAIINEVKRSVTMWQVKGGYSGEERTLLYLTVLRSRVYDVKFIINRIDPDAFMVVGVSQQAWGGYTMKKKQAKPIASDHNADQ; encoded by the coding sequence TTGACACGAAAAAAACTAAAAGAAGCGGTTAAACAAAAACTTGAATCCCCGGCTTGGCATAAAATCCTGCGGATTTCAAACCAACAGCTGGCCATTACCCTGGGTGCGGCACTCAACGCCTTTGCCTTTGTATTATTTCAAATGCCGTACAACCTGGCGGCAGGCGGAGTATCCGGATTGGGCATTATTGTGAATCATCTGACCGGATTTTCCCCGGGTCTGTTTTATTTTACGGCAAACATTCCATTGTTCATCCTTGGCTTTTTCACCCTGGGTAGATGGCGGTTTGTGTTCAACTCCGCCCTGGCAGTGGTGGTGTTTTCCGGTGCAACAGAATATCTTATTGTCCACATGCCAACGGTGTTCTCTCAATTTCCCATCACTGAAAACAAACTGTTGGCAACCATTTACTGCGGACTGCTCGTTGGTATTGGTACGGGCATTATCTACCGTTTCGGCGGCACCATCGGCGGCACATCAATCATTGCCCGGATCATTTACAATAAAACCGGGTTTCCCATGTCCCAGTCCGGCCTGTACGTGGATGTTATCATTATTGCCGTTGCCGGATTTGTATTCAGCTGGGAAACGTCTTTGTTGGCCTTCCTGGCGCTTCTCATCGCAGGCATGAGCGCAGATTTTGCCATGGAAGGGGCCAGTCAGATGCGTACCTTGTTAATCATCACCAAAAACCCCGAGCCCCTGCGGTATGCCATTATCAACGAAGTGAAACGCAGCGTGACCATGTGGCAGGTCAAAGGCGGGTATTCCGGAGAAGAGCGGACCCTTTTATATCTCACCGTGCTGCGCTCCCGGGTGTATGATGTAAAATTCATCATTAACCGGATTGATCCCGATGCATTCATGGTAGTCGGGGTATCCCAGCAGGCCTGGGGCGGGTATACCATGAAAAAAAAGCAAGCTAAGCCAATCGCGTCAGACCATAATGCAGACCAATAG